Genomic DNA from Streptomyces sp. PCS3-D2:
CGCGCAGCTTCGTGGCGGTCGGCGCACCCCTGTTCCTGGCCGGCGCCGTCCTCGCGTACAAGATCCTCCCGCAGACCGCGACGATCATGCTTGAGTTCACGCCCGACCACGCGCGCAACCTGCTCCCGGTCGACGACTACCTCGACCTGGTCACCCGCATGGTGATCGTCTTCGGCCTGGCCTTCGAGCTGCCGCTGCTGCTGATCCTGCTGAACTTCACCGGTGTGCTCACCGGCAAGCGGCTGGCCGGCTGGTGGCGGGGCATGGTCCTGGGCATCACGATCTTCGCCGCCTTCGCGACGCCCACCGGCGACCCGCCGACCATGCTCGCACTGGCCCTGCCCATCGTGGCCCTCTACTTCGCGGCCGTGGGCCTCTGCCTCCTCAACGACCGCAGGCGCCGCCGCAACGACCCCGACGCCGGACTGAGCGACGACGAGGCCTCCCAGCTGGACCTGACCCCGGCGCCCATCGGTGAGATGGATCCGGTGCCGGCCCCCGCGGCGCTGCCCGGACAGGCGGACGGCGGACGCCGGCGGATCAACGGCTACGACGACGCCACCTGACGCGAAGGCCCCGCGCGCGCCCCGGCCCGGGAACGGGCTCCGGCGCCTTCCCGGTGACCGCCGGGGGCGTGCGCGGGGGTCCGGCTCCTCCCACAAATGATCGCGACTGTTGTCGGACCCGGCGGGTAGGCTCGACAACAAGATGACCGAAGAACTCTCACCCGCCGAGCGGTACGCCGCTGCCCGGATCCGCGCCGCCGAAGAAGCCACCGCCCTGGCCCCCTTCCGCGAGATGTACGACTTCGACCTGGACGCGTACCAGGTGGAGGCATGCAAGGCGCTGGAGGCCGGCAAGGGCGTCCTCGTCGCCGCCCCGACCGGCTCGGGCAAGACCATTGTCGGCGAGTTCGCCGTGCACCTGGCCCTCGCGCAGGGCCGCAAGTGCTTCTACACGACGCCGATCAAGGCGCTCTCGAACCAGAAGTACGC
This window encodes:
- the tatC gene encoding twin-arginine translocase subunit TatC: MLKSARKQGKQERKAKDAEGRMPLVEHLRELRNRLLKSVLAILVITIVAAFFYREIINFLLKPMLDSVGCTNGVVTQRNGRPCADMTVNGLISAFSIALKVSLMAGVVLSAPVWLYQLWAFAAPGLHSHEKKYARSFVAVGAPLFLAGAVLAYKILPQTATIMLEFTPDHARNLLPVDDYLDLVTRMVIVFGLAFELPLLLILLNFTGVLTGKRLAGWWRGMVLGITIFAAFATPTGDPPTMLALALPIVALYFAAVGLCLLNDRRRRRNDPDAGLSDDEASQLDLTPAPIGEMDPVPAPAALPGQADGGRRRINGYDDAT